One genomic window of Amphiura filiformis chromosome 3, Afil_fr2py, whole genome shotgun sequence includes the following:
- the LOC140147622 gene encoding uncharacterized protein encodes MEMNLVVMVVGIFIIVCNARNSGPEDCIGLCDQCVEVSDTLAHMECTKHCEELWYKDDEKLTCSRLTAPNKGNPSLEDEINAYNAKISEIIESGDYSKLVKEFYTDDCVTVIDGQAPWFGEKDLKQAWLAWSEGNPNVDRVLFTTTAFGENNGMVWADGIANSYQNDALVGSFRYMVVYKRINGTLLRYIVISFP; translated from the exons ATGGAGATGAACCTGGTCGTCATGGTTGTTGGTATATTCATCATTGTTTGCAACGCTAGGAACTCCGGGCCGGAGGACTGTATCGGTCTCTGTGACCAATGCGTTGAGGTGTCCGATACATTAGCCCATATGGAATGCACTAAGCATTGTGAAGAACTTTGGTATAAGGATGATGAGAAACTTACGTGCTCAAGATTGACAG CACCGAACAAAGGCAATCCTTCCCTTGAAGACGAGATCAATGCATATAATGCGAAAATATCAGAAATCATCGAAAGCGGTGATTATTCTAAGCTTGTTAAAGAGTTCTATACTGATGATTGTGTAACAGTGATTGATGGACAAGCACCTTGGTTTGGGGAAAAAG atttgaagcaggctTGGTTAGCTTGGTCAGAAGGCAATCCCAACGTCGATCGGGTGTTATTCACAACTACTGCATTCGGGGAGAATAACGGAATGGTTTGGGCAGATGGTATTGCAAATTCCTACCAAAATGATGCCCTCGTTGGTTCCTTTCG GTATATGGTGGTTTACAAACGCATCAATGGAACTCTGCTCCGTTACATCGTCATTTCATTTCCCTAA
- the LOC140147624 gene encoding uncharacterized protein, with the protein MEMNLVVMVVGVFNIVCNAMHSGPEDCIGLCDQCVEVSDTLAHMECTKHCEELWYKDDEKLTCSRLTAPNKGNPSLKHELNAYFARLSERIESGDYSALVQEFYTDDSVVVINGQAPCFGKEAIKQAWFDWSESNPTVNRLLYTTTAFGENNGQIWVDGIANMYQENALVGSFRYINVFKRVNGTLLVYIHVAFK; encoded by the exons ATGGAGATGAACCTGGTCGTCATGGTTGTTGGTGTTTTCAACATTGTTTGCAACGCTATGCATTCCGGCCCAGAGGACTGTATCGGTCTATGTGACCAATGCGTTGAGGTATCCGATACATTAGCCCATATGGAATGCACTAAGCATTGTGAAGAACTTTGGTATAAGGATGATGAGAAACTTACGTGTTCAAGACTGACAG CACCGAACAAAGGCAATCCTTCCCTTAAACATGAGCTCAATGCATATTTTGCGAGACTATCAGAAAGAATCGAAAGCGGTGATTATTCTGCCCTTGTCCAAGAGTTCTACACTGATGATAGTGTGGTAGTGATTAATGGACAAGCACCTTGTTTTGGGAAAGAAG CAATTAAGCAGGCTTGGTTCGATTGGTCAGAAAGTAATCCCACCGTCAATCGGTTATTATACACAACTACTGCATTCGGTGAGAATAACGGACAAATTTGGGTAGACGGTATCGCAAATATGTACCAGGAAAATGCCCTCGTTGGTTCTTTTCG atatataaatgttttcaaaCGCGTCAATGGAACTCTGCTCGTTTACATCCACGTCGCattcaaatga